In Sporosarcina luteola, one DNA window encodes the following:
- a CDS encoding YihY/virulence factor BrkB family protein, whose protein sequence is MKHTDRLPPKKVSYPSEEDKNGFMANSKVMKFLDDVKDGDLEKFDVTTSKGFWKELLVRIKMVDITGLGSQLAFFFLLSLFPLLIFLITLLPFLSIDESQVYLFIRDYAPESVYTLIHDTLEEILKNRNGGLLSIGALATIWSASKGMNALTKAMNRSYHVEETRSFLVARAMSVVFTVALIAVLIVALLLSVFGQQIGTLAFSYFGNEEGFLRFWGSLRWVIPPILIFLVFSALYWVVPNLKIRLKSALPGAFFATAGWILTSLAFSFYVGNFANYSKTYGSIGGIIVLMMWLYFSAIILMLGGQLNAVMTERKQAKIAKEKSNAVG, encoded by the coding sequence GTGAAGCATACAGACCGGTTACCTCCGAAGAAAGTTTCGTACCCATCCGAAGAAGACAAGAACGGGTTCATGGCGAATTCCAAAGTCATGAAATTCCTTGATGATGTAAAGGATGGAGATTTGGAAAAATTCGATGTCACGACGTCGAAGGGATTTTGGAAGGAGCTCCTCGTGAGAATCAAGATGGTGGATATCACCGGATTAGGTTCTCAGTTGGCCTTCTTTTTCCTGTTGTCCCTTTTTCCACTATTAATCTTCTTGATAACACTATTGCCATTCTTGAGCATCGATGAATCTCAGGTATACCTGTTCATAAGGGATTATGCGCCTGAGAGCGTTTATACACTTATCCATGACACACTCGAGGAAATTTTGAAAAACCGGAATGGGGGACTCTTATCAATTGGGGCCTTGGCAACGATATGGTCTGCATCCAAAGGAATGAACGCTCTTACTAAGGCAATGAACCGGTCTTATCATGTAGAGGAAACAAGGTCGTTCCTTGTAGCGAGAGCAATGTCAGTCGTATTCACGGTCGCTCTAATTGCCGTATTAATTGTAGCCCTTCTGTTATCGGTATTCGGTCAACAGATCGGAACTCTGGCATTCTCCTACTTTGGAAATGAAGAAGGCTTCCTAAGGTTCTGGGGCAGCCTGCGATGGGTCATACCTCCAATTCTGATCTTCCTTGTATTTTCTGCACTTTACTGGGTCGTTCCAAATCTGAAGATCCGATTGAAAAGTGCGTTGCCCGGTGCGTTTTTTGCAACAGCGGGTTGGATATTGACTTCTCTGGCGTTCTCCTTTTACGTTGGGAACTTCGCCAATTACTCAAAGACGTATGGAAGCATCGGAGGAATAATCGTCCTCATGATGTGGCTCTATTTTTCCGCAATCATCTTAATGCTTGGCGGACAATTGAACGCGGTCATGACGGAACGGAAGCAAGCAAAAATTGCGAAAGAAAAGAGCAATGCAGTCGGTTGA
- a CDS encoding YtxH domain-containing protein — MGNSKFGKFILLGAIVGGAVSMFDRSTRYQVKRKSSAMIERVGYYSKNPDVLKDKLQQQKDKYLSIYEQFSGDAAYIKNQVEELKTLTPQVKDLVVGTKDAFVDSKEEYKEIVNESKEGMEAKKI, encoded by the coding sequence GTGGGAAACAGCAAATTTGGAAAATTTATCTTGTTAGGTGCAATAGTAGGCGGAGCTGTAAGCATGTTCGATAGAAGCACCCGTTACCAAGTGAAGAGAAAATCAAGCGCGATGATCGAGCGGGTAGGATATTATTCAAAGAATCCGGATGTACTGAAAGATAAGCTGCAACAACAGAAAGACAAGTACTTATCAATATACGAGCAATTTTCAGGTGATGCTGCGTATATTAAGAATCAGGTCGAAGAGCTAAAAACGCTAACTCCGCAAGTGAAAGACCTGGTTGTCGGCACGAAAGACGCCTTTGTTGATTCGAAAGAGGAATACAAAGAGATTGTGAACGAGTCGAAAGAAGGTATGGAAGCAAAAAAGATATAA
- a CDS encoding M3 family oligoendopeptidase has protein sequence MTTTKTYSQVWDLDVFFKGGSGSEQLRTHLDTVKEQIGALENLAIATQTPTTVEDADQILHVIDEIKNTAKNLREAGAVIGCFIAANTKDKKALLLQAEVSSLGARFQPAILKIKLAIAKTKETVWKDLLATEQLSQFDFILQEWREEVQLKLSEEEENLITALSVDGYQGWGQLYDQLVGDITIEMTIDGEEKKLSVGQANNLSSHADVEVRKEAFNKLEDAWGAKEDFFASTLNHLAGFRLAVYKKRGWDSVLKEPLMRNRMSQETLDAMWGAISDNKAPFVEYLKRKAELLGNENMNWYDLDAPVTSSTKEMPFQEGAEFILEHFGKFGPELESFSRKAFEDSWIEAEDRADKRPGGFCTGMPVSEQSRIFMTYSGSMSNVATLAHELGHAFHSYALRPVHYMNRQYAMGVAETASTFAEMIVADAAVKSAETEEEKLALLEDKIQRSVAFFMNIHARFLFETRFYEERKNGVVPATRLNELMAEAQREAYGGALDTVHPHFWASKLHFYITGTPFYNFPYTFGYLFSLSIYAKAIEEGESFEQKYMALLRDTAVMSVEDLAMKHLGEDITKEEFWAKGVALCVKDVEEFLKIASEER, from the coding sequence TTGACTACGACAAAAACATATTCACAAGTATGGGATTTAGATGTATTTTTCAAAGGCGGCAGCGGTTCGGAGCAGCTTCGTACTCACCTTGATACGGTAAAAGAGCAAATCGGTGCATTGGAAAACCTTGCAATTGCCACGCAAACACCTACAACCGTGGAAGATGCGGATCAAATTCTTCATGTAATTGATGAAATCAAAAACACTGCGAAGAATCTTAGGGAAGCGGGAGCGGTCATTGGATGTTTCATCGCCGCGAATACGAAAGATAAAAAAGCGCTTCTTCTCCAAGCTGAAGTTTCCTCGTTAGGAGCGAGGTTCCAGCCAGCCATTTTGAAGATCAAACTAGCAATTGCTAAGACTAAAGAAACTGTTTGGAAAGACTTGTTGGCGACCGAGCAACTATCCCAATTCGATTTTATTCTACAAGAATGGCGCGAAGAAGTTCAATTGAAACTGTCCGAGGAGGAAGAAAACCTTATCACTGCACTAAGTGTCGATGGGTACCAAGGGTGGGGCCAATTATATGATCAGCTTGTCGGGGACATTACGATTGAAATGACAATTGATGGGGAAGAGAAGAAGCTTTCCGTTGGCCAGGCGAATAATTTGAGCTCCCATGCAGATGTCGAAGTACGCAAGGAAGCGTTTAATAAACTTGAAGACGCATGGGGGGCGAAAGAGGATTTCTTTGCCTCAACATTGAACCACCTTGCAGGATTCCGCTTGGCTGTCTATAAGAAGCGTGGCTGGGATTCCGTTCTGAAAGAGCCTCTCATGCGGAATCGGATGAGCCAAGAGACGCTTGACGCAATGTGGGGGGCTATCAGTGACAATAAAGCCCCTTTTGTAGAATATCTGAAGCGAAAAGCCGAACTATTGGGAAATGAAAATATGAATTGGTATGATTTAGATGCACCTGTCACTTCATCCACGAAGGAAATGCCGTTCCAAGAAGGCGCTGAATTCATCTTGGAGCACTTCGGCAAGTTCGGTCCGGAACTCGAGTCATTTTCGAGGAAAGCATTTGAGGATAGCTGGATCGAAGCGGAAGACCGGGCGGATAAACGTCCGGGAGGATTCTGTACGGGCATGCCGGTTTCAGAACAATCCCGCATATTCATGACATATAGCGGCTCCATGTCCAATGTGGCGACGTTGGCACATGAACTGGGTCATGCGTTCCATTCATACGCATTGCGACCAGTCCATTATATGAACCGGCAATACGCAATGGGAGTTGCAGAGACGGCCTCCACTTTCGCTGAAATGATCGTCGCTGACGCTGCCGTCAAGTCGGCGGAAACAGAAGAGGAAAAACTAGCATTGCTTGAGGATAAAATCCAACGCAGTGTGGCATTCTTCATGAATATCCATGCACGCTTCCTGTTCGAGACGCGCTTTTACGAAGAAAGGAAAAATGGAGTGGTGCCTGCTACAAGATTAAATGAGTTGATGGCTGAAGCACAAAGAGAGGCATATGGAGGAGCTCTTGATACAGTTCATCCGCATTTCTGGGCTTCGAAGCTGCACTTTTATATTACGGGGACACCATTCTATAACTTCCCGTATACATTCGGATACCTGTTCTCATTGAGCATTTATGCGAAAGCCATTGAAGAAGGGGAATCGTTTGAACAGAAATATATGGCTCTCTTGCGCGACACGGCCGTCATGTCAGTCGAGGATCTTGCGATGAAGCATCTCGGTGAAGATATAACTAAAGAGGAATTCTGGGCAAAAGGTGTGGCGTTATGTGTGAAAGACGTAGAAGAATTTTTGAAAATAGCTTCCGAAGAAAGGTGA
- a CDS encoding aminopeptidase, which yields MSTFEQKLENYAKLIVEVGANIQKDQMLFISASIETAPLVRMLADKAYTAGARHVIVDWADEELIKIRYKKAPAESFSDFPEWKVMEREKLAEGGAAFVSIVSQSPDLLKGVDPSRIADVQKASGKALGNYRKMMMADRFSWSVVAAPSKAWAAKVFPELDESEQVPALWEAIFKAVRADQEDAVGAWKELDRTLIEKADYLTEKAYAKLHYKAPGTDLTIELPKGHLWVGGGSVNVDGNAFMANMPTEEVFTVPHKTGVNGYVKNTKPLSYGGNIIDDFTITFKDGRITEVKAGQGEEVLQHLIDTDEGAKHLGEVALVPHASPISESGLLFYNTLFDENASNHLAIGSAYSFCLEGGKTMSTEELEERGLNQSITHVDFMIGSEEMDIDGELADGTIEPVFRNGNWAF from the coding sequence TTGTCGACATTTGAACAGAAGTTGGAAAATTATGCAAAACTGATCGTAGAAGTCGGGGCGAATATCCAAAAGGATCAGATGCTCTTTATTAGCGCTTCCATTGAAACAGCCCCACTAGTCAGAATGCTGGCTGACAAGGCTTATACAGCCGGAGCTAGACATGTCATCGTCGATTGGGCCGACGAGGAACTGATTAAAATTCGCTATAAAAAGGCCCCTGCCGAATCATTTTCGGATTTCCCGGAATGGAAAGTGATGGAACGCGAAAAATTAGCAGAAGGCGGAGCGGCTTTCGTCAGCATCGTGTCTCAAAGTCCTGACCTGTTAAAAGGTGTGGACCCTTCCCGTATTGCAGACGTCCAGAAGGCAAGCGGAAAAGCACTCGGCAATTACCGGAAGATGATGATGGCCGACCGCTTCAGCTGGTCAGTCGTCGCGGCTCCTTCAAAGGCATGGGCTGCAAAAGTGTTTCCCGAGCTGGATGAATCTGAACAAGTCCCGGCACTCTGGGAAGCCATCTTCAAAGCTGTTCGAGCAGATCAGGAAGATGCGGTCGGAGCTTGGAAGGAACTTGACCGTACATTGATCGAAAAGGCCGATTATCTGACTGAAAAAGCATATGCCAAACTCCACTACAAAGCACCTGGTACCGACTTGACGATTGAATTGCCAAAAGGGCATCTCTGGGTTGGGGGCGGAAGTGTCAATGTCGATGGTAATGCGTTCATGGCCAATATGCCAACTGAGGAAGTATTTACAGTCCCACATAAGACAGGCGTGAACGGATACGTCAAAAACACGAAGCCGCTCAGCTACGGCGGTAATATCATCGATGATTTTACAATCACTTTCAAGGACGGACGGATTACAGAAGTGAAAGCCGGCCAAGGTGAAGAAGTACTCCAACATCTGATCGATACGGATGAAGGAGCCAAGCATCTCGGAGAAGTCGCACTAGTTCCGCATGCATCGCCAATTTCCGAATCTGGACTTCTCTTCTACAATACATTGTTCGACGAAAATGCATCCAATCACCTTGCAATCGGCAGTGCATATTCCTTCTGTCTGGAAGGCGGTAAAACGATGTCGACGGAAGAGTTGGAAGAACGTGGATTGAATCAGAGCATTACACATGTCGACTTCATGATCGGCTCGGAGGAAATGGATATTGACGGAGAGTTGGCGGATGGAACGATCGAACCTGTCTTCCGCAATGGGAACTGGGCATTCTGA
- a CDS encoding DUF1128 domain-containing protein gives MDLSQPTAENVTYMIEKIKEKLRMVNVDAMKAENFSTSQYEDLVYMYEMVMKRDTITPNEMQAIAAELGALRK, from the coding sequence ATGGATCTATCTCAACCAACAGCTGAAAACGTAACGTATATGATTGAAAAGATCAAAGAGAAACTTCGAATGGTCAATGTGGATGCAATGAAAGCTGAAAACTTCAGCACTTCCCAGTATGAGGACTTGGTTTACATGTACGAGATGGTCATGAAAAGGGACACGATCACTCCGAATGAAATGCAAGCCATTGCAGCTGAACTTGGGGCATTGCGCAAATAA
- a CDS encoding heavy metal translocating P-type ATPase, producing the protein MTTQANDSMQSPAHWTTHLELVAAIVSGILILAAWLIGKDGSSTISISLYGIAFLIGGFAKAKEGIEETIADKQLNVEMLMVLAAIGSAIIGYWAEGAILIFIFAISGALETYTLNKSHKEISSLMELQPEVAWLIQEDGSTVSVATDSLSVGSRILVKPGERIPVDGVIIQGATSVDMSAINGESVPVTKAKDDELFAGTVNISGAIQVEMTKPSSETLFQKIITLVQNAQSEKSPSQQFIEKFEGTYVKVVIITVIIMMFLPHYLFAWDWTTTFYRAIVLLVVASPCALVASIMPATLAAVSNGAKRGVLFKGGIHLEHLGSLKAIAFDKTGTLTAGKPVVTDFIIRENADSDQTLALLSSIEAQSNHPLAVAIVKYAEERGVSQLVSPQIEDVPGYGIRAFSKSGEILVGNPKFVGTKLIDEFHDGIVHDLSNEGKTVVSMKDAKGILAVIALKDTLRPEAFRAIKDLKHLGIQSIMLTGDNEKTARTIANEAGLDRYVAECLPETKVEELKKLLKEHGEVGMVGDGINDAPALATATSGIAMGEGTDVALETADVVLMQNDLARISYAVKVSKKLNRIVKQNVFFSVAVIAILIISNFMQVVDLPLGVIGHEGSTILVILNGLRMLNKVE; encoded by the coding sequence ATGACAACACAAGCGAATGACTCAATGCAAAGCCCGGCTCATTGGACCACTCATTTGGAACTTGTCGCAGCAATCGTTTCGGGAATTTTGATTTTGGCGGCTTGGCTGATTGGAAAAGATGGATCTTCAACGATATCCATTTCCTTATATGGTATCGCCTTTCTAATTGGCGGCTTTGCAAAAGCGAAAGAAGGTATTGAGGAAACAATTGCCGATAAGCAGTTAAATGTAGAGATGCTGATGGTATTGGCAGCAATCGGATCAGCCATCATCGGTTATTGGGCTGAAGGAGCCATCCTGATTTTCATTTTCGCAATTAGTGGAGCCTTAGAAACGTATACTCTGAATAAAAGCCATAAGGAAATCTCCTCTTTAATGGAACTTCAGCCTGAGGTAGCATGGCTCATCCAGGAAGACGGATCAACTGTCAGTGTGGCTACCGATTCCCTATCTGTCGGCTCACGTATCCTTGTAAAACCGGGAGAGCGGATTCCGGTCGATGGCGTTATCATCCAAGGGGCGACTTCCGTCGATATGTCCGCCATTAATGGCGAATCGGTACCTGTCACGAAAGCAAAGGATGATGAATTGTTCGCAGGCACCGTCAATATAAGTGGAGCCATTCAAGTCGAAATGACGAAGCCAAGTTCGGAAACATTGTTCCAGAAAATCATCACGCTTGTCCAAAATGCACAAAGTGAAAAGTCACCTTCCCAGCAATTCATCGAAAAATTTGAAGGCACATACGTGAAAGTCGTCATTATCACGGTCATCATTATGATGTTTTTACCACATTATCTATTCGCCTGGGATTGGACGACGACATTTTACCGGGCCATTGTCCTGTTGGTCGTCGCCTCCCCTTGCGCGCTCGTCGCATCAATCATGCCTGCAACGTTAGCTGCCGTTTCAAACGGTGCAAAAAGAGGTGTCCTGTTTAAAGGCGGAATCCATTTGGAGCATCTCGGTTCATTGAAAGCAATCGCTTTCGACAAAACCGGTACATTGACTGCCGGGAAGCCGGTCGTGACCGATTTTATCATTCGTGAAAACGCGGATTCCGACCAAACTCTCGCCCTTCTTTCAAGCATAGAAGCACAATCGAATCATCCACTCGCAGTCGCCATCGTAAAATATGCCGAAGAGCGAGGGGTTTCCCAGTTAGTGAGTCCACAAATCGAGGACGTTCCTGGATATGGAATACGTGCATTCAGCAAATCCGGTGAAATCCTCGTCGGTAATCCGAAATTTGTCGGGACGAAATTGATTGATGAATTTCATGACGGAATTGTCCATGACCTTTCAAATGAAGGAAAGACAGTCGTTTCTATGAAAGATGCGAAAGGGATTCTCGCTGTCATCGCACTGAAAGATACGCTGCGACCTGAAGCATTCCGTGCGATCAAAGATCTGAAACATCTAGGAATACAGTCGATCATGTTGACAGGCGACAACGAAAAAACTGCGAGAACGATTGCCAATGAAGCAGGATTGGACCGGTACGTGGCAGAATGCCTGCCCGAAACAAAAGTAGAGGAACTGAAGAAGCTTCTGAAGGAACATGGAGAAGTCGGGATGGTAGGAGACGGCATCAATGACGCTCCCGCTTTGGCGACAGCCACATCCGGCATAGCGATGGGTGAAGGCACCGACGTTGCATTGGAAACGGCAGATGTCGTCCTCATGCAAAACGATCTGGCACGCATTTCATACGCGGTAAAGGTTTCTAAAAAGTTGAACCGAATTGTGAAACAAAACGTTTTCTTTTCCGTCGCGGTCATCGCTATTCTGATCATCTCCAATTTCATGCAAGTCGTAGATCTGCCGTTAGGCGTCATCGGCCATGAGGGAAGTACGATCCTCGTCATCTTGAATGGATTGCGGATGTTGAATAAAGTAGAATAA
- the motA gene encoding flagellar motor stator protein MotA, protein MDLSTVFGLILGAVALFVGMAMKGVTPDNLLNIAAILIIIVGTAAAVVIAFPMKEIKRVPKLFGIIFKEQQLTADSDLIKMFSSWADVARREGLLSLEAKSDEIIDPFLKNGLGLAIDGQNADYIRDVLTEEVEAMEDRHSAGALIFSQAGTYAPTLGVLGAVVGLIAALKNMNDIDALGHAISAAFIATLLGIFTGYVLWHPFANKLQRKSKEEVRQKMMMIEGILSVLEGEAPRVIEQKLASYLSMEERRKLAAKNTSDKGAEQVVKET, encoded by the coding sequence ATGGATTTATCAACGGTTTTTGGACTTATCCTTGGAGCAGTGGCGCTTTTTGTCGGTATGGCGATGAAAGGCGTTACACCTGATAATCTGTTAAATATAGCCGCAATCCTCATTATTATTGTAGGGACTGCGGCAGCAGTGGTCATCGCATTTCCGATGAAGGAGATCAAACGGGTGCCCAAGCTGTTCGGCATCATTTTCAAAGAACAGCAGTTGACGGCCGATTCGGATTTAATCAAGATGTTTTCAAGTTGGGCGGATGTCGCTAGACGTGAAGGCTTATTATCTTTGGAAGCCAAGTCAGATGAAATTATTGATCCGTTTTTGAAAAATGGGCTTGGATTGGCAATCGACGGACAAAATGCCGATTACATCCGTGATGTACTTACCGAAGAGGTGGAAGCCATGGAGGATCGGCATTCGGCAGGTGCACTCATTTTCTCACAGGCCGGGACTTATGCGCCGACACTTGGTGTGTTAGGGGCTGTTGTCGGTTTGATAGCTGCGCTGAAGAACATGAATGACATCGATGCACTAGGACATGCCATCTCAGCGGCATTCATCGCGACGTTGCTGGGAATTTTCACAGGTTATGTACTTTGGCATCCATTTGCCAATAAGTTGCAACGGAAGTCGAAAGAGGAAGTGCGCCAGAAAATGATGATGATCGAAGGTATTCTTTCAGTCCTCGAAGGCGAGGCTCCACGGGTGATTGAACAGAAACTGGCGTCTTACTTGTCGATGGAAGAACGTCGGAAGCTCGCAGCTAAAAATACGAGCGACAAGGGGGCGGAACAGGTTGTCAAGGAGACGTAA
- the motB gene encoding flagellar motor protein MotB — MSRRRKRKNKDEGHIDESWLLPYADLLTLLLAMFIVLFASSSLDEAKFSQISSVFNQIFDGGTGVMDNSAPTPVPIPKDSAGEENENSSYLEDQQSLEEIQDKLDEYIAVQELENQFQTKLTEEGLLITIRDSILFESGKATIKPQYATLSKDIANLLVFEKPRQIVITGHTDDVPINSAEFPSNWELSMMRAINFLKTIVNNDKLDPQLFSVKGYGENKPVASNDTVEGRSKNRRVEVLIQPLVLKDGTSVE, encoded by the coding sequence TTGTCAAGGAGACGTAAGAGGAAGAATAAGGATGAAGGGCATATCGATGAATCTTGGCTATTACCTTATGCGGACCTTCTCACTTTGCTATTAGCAATGTTTATCGTCCTGTTCGCATCCAGCTCATTGGATGAAGCTAAGTTCAGTCAAATATCTTCCGTATTCAACCAGATATTTGACGGGGGTACAGGCGTGATGGACAATAGTGCACCAACGCCCGTTCCGATTCCGAAAGACAGTGCAGGGGAGGAAAATGAAAACTCCTCCTATTTGGAGGACCAGCAGTCCCTTGAGGAAATCCAAGATAAACTGGATGAATATATTGCAGTTCAAGAGCTTGAAAATCAATTCCAAACAAAATTGACTGAAGAAGGGCTGCTGATCACGATCAGGGACAGCATCCTGTTCGAGTCAGGAAAAGCGACGATAAAACCGCAGTATGCAACTTTGTCAAAAGACATTGCCAATCTGCTAGTATTTGAGAAGCCACGTCAAATTGTCATTACAGGGCACACAGATGATGTTCCGATCAATAGCGCGGAATTCCCGTCGAACTGGGAGCTTAGCATGATGCGTGCGATCAATTTCCTGAAGACGATTGTCAACAATGACAAATTGGACCCGCAGCTATTCAGTGTGAAGGGGTATGGTGAAAATAAGCCTGTCGCTTCAAATGACACGGTCGAAGGAAGAAGCAAGAACAGACGGGTTGAAGTTCTGATTCAGCCTCTCGTTTTAAAAGACGGAACGTCAGTTGAATAA
- a CDS encoding GNAT family N-acetyltransferase, whose protein sequence is MILLEGRTCYLRILTEDDAAIFTQLLKANREYWTVFEPRHESSYYTVSVQRDKIRESIYQMRDRREYNFGIFDAETSRLIGHISLYSIKRLPFSSGFVGYSIDERETGRGLATEAVRIVTKFAFETVSLHRVEAFVSPRNAGSVRVLENAGFIREGLLRKLLYINGCWEDHYMYACLADDY, encoded by the coding sequence TTGATTCTGCTTGAAGGGCGAACTTGTTATTTGCGTATATTGACAGAAGACGATGCAGCGATATTCACCCAGTTGCTCAAAGCAAATCGGGAATATTGGACGGTCTTTGAGCCTCGTCATGAATCGAGCTACTATACGGTTTCTGTCCAACGGGATAAGATAAGGGAATCCATTTATCAAATGAGAGATCGGCGCGAATATAATTTTGGGATTTTTGACGCCGAAACAAGCAGGTTGATCGGTCATATATCGTTATACAGTATTAAAAGGCTGCCTTTTTCAAGTGGTTTCGTCGGTTATTCAATCGACGAACGGGAAACAGGAAGAGGTCTTGCGACAGAAGCGGTAAGAATCGTTACGAAATTCGCATTCGAAACCGTCTCGCTGCATCGGGTGGAGGCGTTCGTCTCTCCCCGTAATGCCGGTTCGGTCAGAGTGCTGGAGAATGCCGGTTTTATCCGTGAAGGATTGCTGAGAAAACTTTTGTACATTAACGGTTGTTGGGAAGATCATTATATGTATGCCTGCTTGGCGGACGACTATTGA
- a CDS encoding beta-class carbonic anhydrase, whose amino-acid sequence MTLLSEILAYNKEFVNEKKYEEYATTKFPDKKIVILTCMDTRLTELLPKAMNLRNGDAKIIKSAGAIVTHPFGGIMRSIIIALYELQADEVYIIGHHDCGMSSIDTKQIIDKMVDRGVDKNLFKTLQYSGIDMKDWLRGFNDVTDSVKRSVDQVRNHPLMDRKVAVHGLVAHPDTGLLDIIVDGYEAIDEN is encoded by the coding sequence ATGACACTATTGTCTGAAATCCTTGCGTACAATAAAGAATTTGTAAACGAGAAGAAATATGAAGAGTATGCCACTACAAAATTCCCCGATAAGAAAATTGTCATCTTGACTTGTATGGACACAAGGCTGACAGAACTTCTCCCAAAAGCGATGAACTTACGTAACGGCGATGCGAAGATCATCAAAAGCGCCGGCGCTATCGTCACTCATCCTTTTGGCGGGATCATGAGGAGCATCATAATCGCCCTATATGAATTGCAGGCCGATGAAGTGTATATTATCGGGCATCACGACTGTGGCATGAGCTCAATCGACACCAAACAGATCATAGACAAGATGGTTGATCGTGGAGTAGACAAAAATCTGTTTAAAACCTTACAATACTCGGGCATCGATATGAAAGATTGGCTTCGCGGCTTCAATGACGTCACAGATAGCGTCAAAAGAAGTGTTGACCAAGTGCGGAATCACCCACTTATGGACCGCAAAGTGGCTGTACACGGCCTCGTCGCCCACCCGGACACCGGTCTTTTGGATATCATCGTCGACGGATATGAAGCAATCGACGAAAACTGA
- a CDS encoding alanine/glycine:cation symporter family protein: protein MDVITGFLDKASGFIWGPPLLVLLVGTGIFLTVRLGFIQVRLLPYSLKQVFSRKHDKKAEGDISQFQALMTAMAATVGVGNIVGVATAVYMGGPGAVFWMWLAGFFGMATKYGEAILAVKYRVKDSKGEMAGGPMYYLEHGLKKKWLGVAFAIFGALAAFGIGNGTQSKAVADVMNSTFNVPHLVTGIALLIFGGLVILGGIKSIGRVTAFFVPIMALFYFIAGAIIMVMNINLVPEAFATIFKFAFTGEAAAGGAIGAAIRFGVARGLFSNEAGLGSAPIAAAAARTDMPGRQALISMTQVFFDTLVICSITGVTIVMSGQWQDKSIDAGALTAQAFGTFLGDAGPIIVAIGIVFFATSTILGWGYYGEKCFQYLFPTNGAVLGYRIAFVAFIIVGSLVSLDIVWLLADVLNGLMAIPNLIGLLGLSGIILMETKRFKAKIEEEKEAEKMGKPAPVDSK, encoded by the coding sequence ATGGATGTAATCACAGGCTTTTTGGACAAGGCGAGTGGATTTATATGGGGACCGCCGCTGCTTGTCCTACTTGTGGGAACGGGTATCTTTTTAACTGTAAGACTCGGATTTATCCAAGTTCGTTTATTGCCATATTCACTGAAACAAGTATTTTCCCGCAAGCATGATAAAAAAGCTGAGGGTGATATTTCCCAGTTCCAGGCGCTGATGACCGCGATGGCCGCCACAGTAGGTGTCGGTAATATCGTCGGTGTCGCGACTGCAGTATACATGGGCGGTCCGGGAGCCGTCTTCTGGATGTGGCTCGCAGGTTTCTTCGGAATGGCTACAAAATACGGGGAAGCTATCCTTGCAGTCAAATACCGCGTTAAGGATTCCAAAGGTGAAATGGCCGGTGGACCAATGTACTATCTGGAACACGGTCTAAAGAAAAAATGGCTCGGTGTCGCATTTGCAATATTTGGAGCGCTAGCAGCTTTCGGTATTGGTAACGGTACACAATCGAAAGCAGTCGCGGATGTCATGAATAGCACATTCAATGTCCCGCATTTAGTTACTGGAATTGCCTTATTGATCTTCGGGGGTCTCGTCATCCTTGGAGGAATCAAATCAATCGGACGAGTTACTGCATTCTTCGTACCGATCATGGCACTCTTCTACTTCATCGCCGGTGCAATTATCATGGTCATGAATATCAATTTAGTTCCTGAAGCATTCGCTACAATTTTTAAGTTTGCATTTACAGGAGAGGCTGCTGCAGGCGGCGCAATAGGGGCTGCTATCCGTTTCGGGGTTGCCCGTGGACTCTTCTCGAACGAAGCTGGGCTCGGTTCCGCACCGATTGCGGCGGCGGCTGCAAGAACAGATATGCCTGGACGCCAAGCACTCATTTCCATGACGCAAGTTTTCTTTGACACACTTGTCATCTGTTCAATTACTGGAGTCACAATCGTCATGTCAGGTCAATGGCAAGACAAATCGATTGATGCTGGCGCCTTGACTGCCCAGGCATTTGGAACATTCCTTGGGGATGCTGGTCCAATCATCGTCGCAATCGGTATCGTATTCTTCGCAACGTCCACTATACTCGGATGGGGCTACTATGGAGAAAAATGTTTCCAATACCTTTTCCCTACAAACGGAGCAGTATTGGGCTACCGTATTGCCTTTGTAGCGTTCATCATCGTCGGATCTCTTGTATCCCTTGACATCGTTTGGCTTCTTGCAGACGTACTGAACGGTTTGATGGCGATTCCTAACTTGATCGGTCTTCTAGGATTGTCAGGCATCATCCTAATGGAGACAAAACGATTCAAAGCGAAGATTGAAGAGGAAAAAGAAGCCGAAAAAATGGGGAAACCAGCACCGGTTGACAGCAAGTAA